A genomic region of Colletotrichum destructivum chromosome 5, complete sequence contains the following coding sequences:
- a CDS encoding Putative tRNA intron endonuclease, catalytic domain, tRNA endonuclease-like domain superfamily, with protein MATSNATKVPVVRISKIADRYLVFDAHDVAVIRRDHNICSVLVGTTPQNPTQNVFLSLPLELLPEEASVLVEKKVGRLVDETSHHLLSLRSSDKATRQGYIALLKDRRHKAQKLLAEDHVKKAATEQTRRAKGAMASPAAPEADGLFGLFSPGTPAHDSRGKSRDPADVNLSLTVTPTTSCGLQTPGRGARDAVRLPAAGALHRHLQSKGYFMTPGLRFGADYSVYPGDPLRYHAHFLATNYAWDEKIPMLDVVGSGRLGTSVKKGFLFGGEVPSMDESAKRVRAFCVEWAGM; from the coding sequence ATGGCGACGTCAAATGCTACAAAGGTCCCTGTGGTGCGCATCTCCAAGATCGCAGACCGCTATCTCGTCTTCGACGCTCATGACGTGGCCGTAATCAGGCGCGATCACAATATCTGCTCCGTGTTGGTGGGAACCACACCCCAGAATCCAACACAAAATGTGTTCTTGAGTCTGCCGCTTGAGCTACTTCCGGAGGAGGCCAGCGTgctcgtcgagaagaaggtaggccgtctcgtcgacgagactTCACACCACTTGTTGTCGCTTCGCTCCTCGGACAAAGCTACCCGTCAGGGATACATTGCACTTCTAAAGGACCGCCGTCACAAGGCTCAGAAGCTATTGGCCGAGGATCATGTCAAGAAGGCAGCGACCGAACAGACGCGGAGGGCGAAGGGCGCCATGGCATCTCCTGCCGCCCCAGAAGCTGATGGCCTGTTCGGTTTGTTTTCCCCAGGAACGCCCGCGCACGACAGTCGTGGTAAATCTCGCGATCCTGCCGATGTCAATTTGTCCTTGACGGTCACGCCAACAACAAGCTGCGGGTTGCAAACACCGGGGCGCGGTGCGCGTGACGCCGTGCGTCTGCCTGCTGCCGGCGCTCTGCATCGACACTTGCAATCAAAGGGATACTTTATGACGCCTGGTTTGCGGTTCGGCGCCGACTATAGTGTCTATCCTGGTGACCCACTAAGATACCATGCTCACTTCCTCGCCACAAACTACGCCTGGGACGAAAAAATACCCATGCTTGATGTTGTTGGCAGCGGTCGCTTGGGCACATCGGTCAAGAAGGGTTTCTTATTTGGCGGCGAGGTTCCATCCATGGATGAATCGGCGAAACGGGTGCGCGCGTTTTGTGTTGAATGGGCTGGGATGTAG
- a CDS encoding Putative NUDIX hydrolase domain-containing protein — protein MLRTLLPHHIHQAVVRIARRNYLHKMKTFSNIELIDQVDSYPYGQDNAQPTETPGSVYTLVWNDSEGEVPIGYVLPRVVEKLLEAPGILKGEIQVNSEKRTVRAFQGPTLDSRSNIAADLSSYWRTNDIFPILRGWRDELWPVYGRHGELLFDIERTASGLFGVTRYGVHMTGFVRCPDASHGIKIWVPRRSPTKSTFPGMLDNTVAGGLMTGEDPFECVIREADEEASLPEQVVRHQAKHVGGVTYIYITEAEAGEEGLIYPEVQWIYDLELPDDVVPQPKDGEVAEFSLCTVEEVQEGLANGKWKPNCALVILDFFIRHGILTRANEPEYDHIVRRIHRRLPFPGPHNQDPSLGAING, from the exons ATGTTACGGACGCTTTTACCCCACCACATACACCAAGCAGTCGTCCGAATTGCGAGAAGAAATTACCTCCACAAGATGAAGACTTTTTCCAACATTGAGCTTATCGACCAAGTAGACTC GTATCCATATGGGCAGGACAATGCGCAGCCTACTGAGACTCCTGGGTCTGTCTACACCCTCGTCTGGAATGATTCGGAGGGCGAGGTGCCTATCGGGTATGTCTTGCCAAGGGTGGTGGAAAAGCTGCTCGAGGCACCCGGCATCTTAAAGGGCGAGATCCAGGTCAACTCAGAGAAGCGTACCGTTCGCGCCTTTCAAGGACCGACATTAGATAGTCGCAGCAATATCGCGGCAGATCTGTCCAGCTATTGGAGAACCAACGACATCTTCCCCATCCTCCGTGGCTGGCGCGACGAGCTGTGGCCTGTTTacggccgccatggcgaGCTTCTCTTCGATATTGAGAGGACCGCCTCCGGATTGTTTGGCGTCACGAGATACGGCGTTCACATGACGGGCTTTGTGCGCTGTCCAGATGCGAGTCACGGTATCAAGATTTGGGTTCCGCGTCGCTCCCCAACCAAGTCGACGTTCCCCGGAATGCTGGACAACACGGTGGCTGGTGGGCTGATGACAGGCGAAGACCCATTCGAGTGCGTAATCCGCGAGGCAGACGAGGAAGCTAGCCTGCCGGAGCAGGTGGTTCGCCACCAGGCCAAgcacgtcggcggcgtaACGTACATTTATATCACCGAGGCAGAGGCAGGCGAGGAGGGGCTCATCTATCCCGAAGTTCAATGGATTTATGATCTCGAGCTACCCGACGACGTTGTGCCGCAGCCAaaggacggcgaggtggccgagttcAGCCTCTGcaccgtcgaggaagtcCAGGAGGGGTTGGCCAACGGAAAGTGGAAGCCCAACTGTGCGCTGGTCATTCTCGACTTTTTTATCCGCCACGGCATCCTGACCAGAGCCAATGAACCTGAATACGATCATATCGTACGAAGAATCCACCGAAGACTTCCCTTCCCTGGGCCGCATAACCAGGACCCATCTTTAGGGGCCATCAACGGCTGA
- a CDS encoding Putative DNA-directed RNA polymerase I, II, and III subunit RPABC3, nucleic acid-binding protein, whose amino-acid sequence MSGSGDVTLFEESFTVTNYDQSKYDRVARISATSTDNQTLMTLDINIELFPASVSDSLHVVLATSLAHDGSKDDEKGWRDVTKGNQDREPTLADMFDYVCYGKIYKFEDADDGQTIKAYVSFGGLLMSLEGPYKKLTPLRVDYVYLLIKK is encoded by the exons ATgtccggcagcggcgatgTGACCCTCTTCGAAGAGTCCTTTACTGTTACCAACTACGATCAGTCCAAGTACGATCGAGTTGCCCGAATCTCCGCTACTTCGACAGACAACCAGACTCTCATGACTCTTGACATCAACATCGAGCTATTCCCTGCTTCCGTTTCTGACAGTCTGCACGTGGTCTTGGCTACTTCCCTAGCCCACGACGGGagcaaggacgacgagaagggATGGAGGGACGTCACTAAAGGGAACCAAGACCGGGAGCCCACGCTCGCCGACATGTTTGACTACGTCTGCTACGGAAAGATTTACAAGTtcgaggatgccgatgatggccagACCAT CAAGGCCTACGTCTCCTTTGGCGGTCTCTTGATGTCACTCGAGGGCCCCTACAAAAAGCTTACTCCCCTGAGAGTCGACTACGTCTATCTGTTGATCAAGAAATGA
- a CDS encoding Putative Hikeshi-like domain, OPI10 family protein, with amino-acid sequence MSGPLFGIVPAGQPLLTDPTSAPSETSFLYSISAARPFSHVTVMLLPGVVLPTDTAAAIYFATAADVAAAAATGQTPNFKFLGGIGTGKESATFKINAGGNSNNCGADPNNGSVMIGVSVEPAESVFSRIQELSVNRSSQSGAASQPSTQLLAQNIIKNAFNFLASFSGTAGPGGVEVVPLKAFEEWWKKFESRVRSDPSFLERPQD; translated from the coding sequence ATGTCTGGTCCTCTTTTCGGCATCGTTCCGGCCGGTCAGCCTCTGCTGACGGACCCAACATCGGCGCCCTCAGAAACCTCATTCCTCTACTCCATATCCGCTGCCCGGCCCTTCTCTCACGTCACagtgatgctgctgccgggCGTCGTCCTGCCCACGGACACCGCTGCAGCCATCTACTTCGCAACGGCTGCagatgtcgccgccgccgccgccacgggcCAAACGCCAAACTTCAAATTCCTTGGCGGTATAGGGACGGGTAAAGAAAGCGCCACCTTCAAGATCAATGCTGGGGGCAACTCGAACAATTGTGGCGCGGATCCCAATAACGGGAGTGTCATGATTGGCGTCTCCGTCGAGCCGGCCGAGTCAGTATTCTCGCGCATCCAAGAGCTCTCGGTGAACCGGTCATCGCAGTCAGGGGCTGCTTCCCAGCCGTCGACGCAGCTCTTGGCGCAGAACATCATCAAGAATGCCTTTAATTTCCTTGCGAGTTTCAGTGGCACAGCCGGCCCTGGTGGCGTCGAAGTTGTGCCGTTGAAAGCGTTCGAGGAGTGGTGGAAGAAGTTCGAGAGCCGTGTCAGATCCGATCCCAGTTTTCTCGAAAGACCGCAGGATTAA
- a CDS encoding Putative elongator complex protein, with protein sequence MSFRKKNVVLGSSARGPAREPITPKQEVLPPAGVRSSPLDGRPTTSTGTASLDQLLAGYAGLPLGSSLLVEESGTTDFAGVLLRYYAAEGLVQGHQVHVLGPSEAWKGELPGLGKASGSRRSKPISGSGEKMKIAWRYEGLGNDADQEVKSDPKNSSEAFCHTFDLGKRLQPSDIKGELHATPSMAAMGWVQPQGSVSSSPLDTFIANVSTKLEASPPGIIHRILVPSLLSPALYGSSVCRPADALQFLHKLRALLRHHCGRLTAIISLSTSLFPRSTGFTRWMELLCDGTFEMLPLPRKVHMQPNIKSEDVVQGMLKVHSLPVYNERGGGLEGHSSRENLSFRLSSSSGLIFKPFVLPPLLDEEEDKGAKDDRKKGEKLDF encoded by the exons ATGTCGTTCAGGAAGAAGAACGTCGTTCTTGGTTCATCCGCTAGAGGCCCGGCAAGAGAACCGATTACCCCCAAACAGGAAGTACTGCCTCCGGCGGGAGTCCGATCGTCGCCTCTCGATGGCCGACCTACGACATCGACAGGGACAGCATCTCTCGACCAACTTCTGGCAGGATACGCAGGCCTGCCACTCGGGTCCAGTCTGCTTGTCGAGGAGTCCGGAACGACTGACTTTGCAGGTGTTCTTCTCAGATATTATGCCGCAGAGGGTCTCGTACAGGGCCATCAAGTACATGTACTTGGACCGAGCGAGGCATGGAAAGGCGAGCTTCCCGGTCTTGGGAAGGCCAGTggctcaagaagaagcaagcCAATCTCGGGATCGGGGGAGAAAATGAAGATTGCGTGGAGATATGAAGGCCTGGGGAATGATGCGGACCAAG AGGTGAAAAGCGATCCCAAGAATAGCTCTGAAGCCTTTTGCCACACATTCGACCTCGGGAAGCGCTTGCAACCCAGTGATATCAAGGGCGAACTCCATGCTACGCCGTCAATGGCCGCCATGGGCTGGGTACAACCCCAAGGATCGGTTAGCTCGTCGCCTTTAGATACTTTCATTGCCAATGTCTCAACGAAGCTGGAAGcgtcgccgcctgggatCATCCATCGGATCTTGGTCCCAAGTCTTCTATCACCCGCGCTGTATGGCTCGTCAGTTTGCCGGCCGGCAGATGCACTTCAGTTCTTGCACAAGTTGCGAGCGCTGTTGCGCCATCATTGCGGAAGGCTAACAGCCATAATATCGCTTTCGACGTCCCTGTTTCCACGGTCCACAGGTTTCACGAGATGGATGGAGCTTCTGTGTGACGGAACGTTCGAAATGCTCCCTTTGCCACGGAAAGTACATATGCAGCCGAATATCAAGTCGGAAGATGTGGTGCAGGGCATGTTGAAGGTACACAGCCTTCCGGTCTATAacgagagagggggaggctTGGAAGGACACTCGTCTCGGGAAAATCTGTCATTCAGGTTGAGTAGCTCGAGCGGCCTCATCTTCAAGCCATTTGTATTGCCTCCATTgcttgatgaagaggaagataAGGGGGCGAAGGATGATAGAAAGAAGGGAGAGAAACTGGACTTTTGA